One Lacunisphaera limnophila DNA window includes the following coding sequences:
- a CDS encoding ribonucleotide-diphosphate reductase subunit beta, which translates to MQKSFTVGTKNFVLDQDKAEAAFAAKKVINGRQVPYFNILPLKFQWAYDLYKTMKANHWEPEDIPMGKDIEQWRDPKTVSDIERWIIRMGIGYFSAAEGIVGDNIQHVVREIVTAPELKLVLGRHAHEENIHADSLLYMISSLGINPHECEAMFEDIKSITAKNEFVNKVSQDLRRDLDMTQLKNKQLLAKNIFVFGQCMEGTQFYGLFGMVLSLYRQNKFPGIGQMFRYTLRDESNHIELFRNLFMDLIEENREIWTADFKEELRRTMAEGIQLEKDFIRDCLPVNAVGLSIEEFLTYIDYIADRRLEGVGLTPLNPGIKNPLPWLAEMMDIKKEQNFFEGRVTEYQKSSALSGASDDEL; encoded by the coding sequence ATGCAAAAATCATTCACCGTCGGTACCAAGAATTTCGTCCTCGATCAGGACAAGGCCGAGGCCGCCTTCGCCGCCAAGAAAGTCATCAACGGCCGCCAGGTGCCCTACTTCAACATCCTCCCCCTCAAGTTCCAGTGGGCCTACGATCTGTACAAGACGATGAAGGCGAACCACTGGGAGCCCGAGGACATCCCGATGGGCAAGGATATCGAGCAGTGGCGTGACCCGAAGACCGTCTCCGACATCGAGCGCTGGATCATCCGCATGGGCATCGGCTACTTCTCGGCCGCCGAGGGCATCGTCGGCGACAACATCCAGCACGTCGTCCGCGAGATCGTCACCGCCCCCGAGCTCAAGCTCGTGCTCGGCCGCCACGCCCACGAGGAGAACATCCACGCCGATTCGCTCCTCTACATGATCTCCTCCCTCGGCATCAACCCGCACGAGTGCGAGGCCATGTTCGAGGACATCAAGTCCATCACCGCCAAGAACGAGTTCGTGAACAAGGTCTCCCAGGACCTCCGCCGCGACCTCGACATGACCCAGCTGAAGAACAAGCAGCTCCTCGCGAAGAACATCTTCGTCTTCGGCCAGTGCATGGAGGGCACCCAGTTCTACGGCCTCTTCGGCATGGTCCTCTCCCTCTACCGCCAGAACAAGTTCCCGGGCATCGGCCAGATGTTCCGCTACACCCTCCGCGACGAGTCCAACCACATCGAGCTCTTCCGGAATCTCTTCATGGACCTCATCGAGGAGAACCGCGAGATCTGGACCGCCGACTTCAAGGAAGAGCTCCGCCGGACCATGGCCGAGGGCATCCAGCTCGAGAAGGACTTCATCCGCGACTGCCTCCCCGTCAATGCCGTCGGCCTCTCCATCGAGGAGTTCCTGACCTACATCGACTACATCGCCGACCGCCGCCTCGAGGGCGTGGGCCTGACCCCGCTCAACCCGGGCATCAAGAACCCCCTCCCCTGGCTCGCCGAGATGATGGACATCAAGAAGGAACAGAACTTCTTCGAAGGCCGCGTCACCGAGTACCAAAAGTCCTCCGCCCTCTCCGGCGCCAGCGACGACGAACTTTGA
- a CDS encoding ribonucleoside-diphosphate reductase subunit alpha: MSNHVAQDLALKKLTVAPQDQKPNYNWRDILRDEEVAVPEVQVLCPHGEERFDISEVADTVGRSLSNLLLSKGEKDIFTEKNQRFVADVTREVASNLTKRALERGPLRVSLHDLYVLIEKTLVDNNAHDVAKSLLLKRASKLNASRDTHGVTVRLIRRNNQVVPWNEAKIEIAIRKAFLSLQKDPAPATAIARAISERARQVKQAFLHIEEVQDMVQEELMKSGHYKVAEDYILYRAHRAAARIASGIADEAAAAPVAPIAQPTMIVVQRPDGATDLWNGADLKKRIEFASIGLDLCLSADEIEAELRRALFDNIALGDLNNTIILNAKTLIEKDADFAKFAGRIQLTYIYEEVLGWDIVKDGIGSLKRFHQQAFAKYIDRGIEIKRLSSRLKEYDLAKVAAALDPSADLEFDFLGIQTLYDRYLIIDKTGKRSRRLETPQFFWMRVAMGLFLEEKKKTREDWAIRLYDLYKSRRFCSSTPTLFNAGTLHSQLSSCYLYYVDDTIEGIFQRGIADNAYLSKWAGGLGGSWTSVRGTGAHIAGTNGESQGVIPFLKLHNDQLVAVNQGGKRKGSGCAYLETWHNDIFEFLELRRNTGDDRRRTHDMNTANWIPDLFMKRMEARGTWTLFRANETPDLHHLYGKKFEEAYLKYEKMGEEGKIQAHKIEALELWKKMLSMLFETGHPWITFKDPCNVRSPQDHVGVIHSSNLCTEITLNTSNDETAVCNLGSVILDSHLKPDGHLDLEKLRDTIRVAVRALDNVIDINFYPTEAAKRSNLRHRPIGMGIMGLANALYMKGVAFASQEAVEFNDEFMEAIAFYAYEASSDLAAERGAYSTYKGSKWDRGLLPPDTVDLLEQERGLPIQVPRGGRMNWDPLRKKIAKQGMRNSNVLAIAPTATISNITNTSPCIEPTYKNLYVKSNLSGEFVVLNPFLVKDLKARGLWNQEMIDHLKYFDGELKDIETIPADLKARYLTAFDVEFKWVIDAAARRQKWIDQAQSVNLWLKTPDLKTLSHMYRSAWHGGLKTTYYLRSLGASTIEKATVNVKKEVRGAAGETKAETATRDAKDVATAAAATMAANAPLTTSPFTASATAPTLVDAPRHSPTGEGGPAPKKVYSAEEKRVCSIEAMKNGEECEACQ, from the coding sequence ATGAGCAATCACGTCGCCCAAGATCTCGCCCTTAAGAAACTCACCGTCGCCCCCCAGGACCAGAAGCCCAACTACAACTGGCGCGACATCCTCCGCGACGAGGAAGTCGCCGTCCCCGAGGTCCAGGTCCTCTGCCCCCACGGCGAGGAACGCTTCGACATCTCCGAGGTCGCCGACACCGTCGGCCGCTCCCTCTCCAACCTCCTCCTCTCCAAGGGCGAGAAGGACATCTTCACCGAAAAGAACCAGCGCTTCGTCGCCGACGTCACGCGCGAAGTCGCCTCCAACCTCACCAAGCGAGCCCTCGAGCGCGGCCCCCTCCGCGTCTCCCTCCACGATCTCTACGTGCTCATCGAAAAAACCCTCGTCGACAACAACGCCCACGACGTCGCCAAGAGCCTCCTGCTCAAGCGCGCCTCCAAGCTCAACGCCTCCCGCGATACCCACGGCGTCACCGTCCGCCTCATCCGCCGCAACAACCAGGTCGTCCCCTGGAACGAGGCCAAGATCGAGATCGCCATCCGCAAGGCCTTCCTCTCCCTCCAGAAGGACCCCGCCCCCGCCACCGCCATCGCCCGCGCCATCAGCGAGCGCGCCCGCCAGGTGAAGCAGGCCTTCCTCCACATCGAGGAGGTCCAGGACATGGTCCAGGAGGAACTCATGAAGTCCGGCCACTACAAGGTCGCCGAGGACTACATCCTCTACCGCGCCCACCGCGCCGCCGCCCGCATCGCCTCCGGCATCGCCGACGAGGCCGCCGCCGCCCCCGTCGCCCCGATCGCCCAGCCCACCATGATCGTCGTCCAGCGCCCCGATGGCGCCACCGACCTCTGGAACGGCGCCGACCTCAAGAAGCGCATCGAGTTCGCCTCCATCGGCCTCGACCTGTGCCTCTCCGCCGACGAGATCGAGGCCGAGCTCCGCCGCGCCCTCTTCGACAACATCGCCCTCGGCGACCTCAACAACACGATCATCCTCAACGCCAAGACCCTGATCGAGAAGGACGCCGACTTCGCCAAGTTCGCCGGCCGCATCCAGCTCACCTACATCTACGAGGAGGTCCTCGGCTGGGACATCGTCAAGGACGGCATCGGCTCCCTCAAGCGCTTCCACCAGCAGGCCTTCGCCAAATACATCGACCGCGGCATCGAGATCAAGCGCCTCTCCTCCCGCCTCAAGGAATACGACCTCGCCAAGGTCGCCGCCGCCCTCGACCCCTCCGCCGACCTCGAGTTCGACTTCCTCGGCATCCAGACCCTCTACGACCGCTACCTCATCATCGACAAGACCGGCAAGCGCTCCCGCCGCCTCGAGACGCCCCAGTTCTTCTGGATGCGCGTCGCCATGGGCCTCTTCCTCGAGGAAAAGAAGAAGACCCGCGAGGACTGGGCCATCCGCCTCTACGACCTCTACAAGAGCCGCCGCTTCTGCAGCTCCACCCCGACCCTCTTCAACGCCGGCACCCTCCACAGCCAGCTCTCGTCCTGCTACCTCTACTACGTCGACGACACCATCGAGGGCATCTTCCAGCGCGGCATCGCCGACAACGCCTACCTCTCCAAGTGGGCCGGCGGCCTCGGCGGCTCCTGGACCTCCGTCCGCGGCACCGGCGCGCACATCGCCGGCACCAACGGCGAGTCCCAGGGCGTCATCCCCTTCCTGAAGCTCCACAACGACCAGCTCGTCGCCGTCAACCAGGGCGGCAAGCGCAAGGGCTCCGGCTGCGCCTACCTCGAGACCTGGCACAACGACATCTTCGAGTTCCTCGAGCTCCGCCGCAACACGGGTGACGACCGCCGTCGCACCCACGACATGAACACGGCCAACTGGATCCCCGACCTCTTCATGAAGCGCATGGAGGCCCGCGGCACCTGGACCCTCTTCCGCGCCAACGAGACCCCCGACCTCCACCACCTCTACGGCAAGAAGTTCGAGGAAGCCTACCTCAAGTACGAGAAGATGGGCGAGGAAGGCAAAATCCAGGCCCACAAGATCGAGGCCCTCGAGCTCTGGAAAAAGATGCTCTCGATGCTCTTCGAGACCGGCCACCCCTGGATCACCTTCAAGGATCCCTGTAACGTCCGCTCCCCGCAGGACCACGTCGGCGTCATCCACAGCTCCAATCTCTGCACCGAGATCACGCTGAACACCTCCAACGACGAGACCGCCGTCTGCAACCTCGGCTCCGTCATCCTGGACTCCCACCTCAAGCCCGACGGCCACCTCGACCTCGAGAAGCTCCGCGACACCATCCGCGTCGCCGTCCGCGCCCTCGACAACGTCATCGACATCAACTTCTACCCCACCGAGGCCGCCAAGCGCTCCAACCTGCGCCACCGCCCCATCGGCATGGGCATCATGGGCCTGGCCAACGCGCTCTACATGAAGGGCGTCGCCTTCGCCTCCCAGGAAGCCGTGGAGTTCAACGACGAGTTCATGGAGGCCATCGCCTTCTACGCCTACGAAGCCTCCTCCGACCTCGCCGCCGAGCGTGGCGCCTACTCGACCTACAAGGGCTCGAAGTGGGACCGCGGCCTCCTGCCTCCCGACACCGTCGACCTCCTCGAGCAGGAGCGCGGTCTCCCCATCCAGGTTCCCCGCGGCGGCCGCATGAACTGGGATCCCCTCCGCAAGAAGATCGCCAAACAGGGCATGCGCAACAGCAACGTCCTCGCCATCGCCCCCACGGCCACGATCTCCAACATCACCAACACCTCGCCCTGCATCGAGCCCACCTACAAGAACCTGTACGTGAAATCGAACCTCTCCGGCGAGTTCGTGGTCCTGAACCCCTTCCTCGTGAAGGACCTCAAGGCCCGCGGCCTGTGGAACCAGGAGATGATCGACCACCTGAAGTACTTCGACGGCGAGCTGAAGGACATCGAGACGATCCCCGCCGACCTCAAGGCCCGCTACCTCACGGCCTTCGACGTTGAGTTCAAGTGGGTCATCGACGCCGCCGCCCGCCGCCAGAAGTGGATCGACCAGGCCCAGTCCGTGAACCTCTGGCTCAAGACCCCGGACCTGAAGACCCTGTCCCACATGTACCGCTCCGCCTGGCACGGTGGCCTCAAGACGACCTACTACCTCCGCAGCCTGGGCGCCTCGACCATCGAGAAAGCCACGGTGAACGTGAAGAAGGAAGTCCGCGGCGCCGCCGGCGAAACCAAAGCCGAAACCGCCACCCGCGACGCCAAAGACGTCGCGACCGCGGCCGCGGCCACTATGGCAGCCAACGCCCCCCTGACGACCTCCCCCTTCACTGCTTCCGCCACTGCGCCTACGTTAGTGGACGCACCGCGCCATAGCCCAACGGGCGAAGGCGGGCCCGCTCCGAAGAAGGTCTATTCCGCCGAGGAAAAGCGTGTCTGCTCGATCGAAGCCATGAAGAACGGAGAGGAATGTGAAGCCTGCCAGTAA
- a CDS encoding NACHT domain-containing protein, producing the protein MIDFAIQLLLTLLDRLFEGSLGDRIQGIFVLVVVAALTVVLCAWILTETCKGLMAARETVRTQGFLFLKSEQERLDTRRRRQFFRILKSDLDNLSKQENWNDQAFADLDAEVLLEGSFFTSILAKLYDNPKRGVRRSKSLMSALESSAGKHLLLFGDAGCGKSVALRHLASEMSERGSKGGALGLPVPLYVNLREFDSARYDVTSPESLRAFIVDNVRRGDSDTAQYITDHWVSLRDSGIWCLLLDSFDEIPEILHASNHDEMVRKYVTGISRFLKLFGDCRVVIASREFKGPETLDWDIVRILPMTFSRQEALVRKSLLTNLQRKQILLHLAEQANSAFYANPLFLNLLCRYARDNNNVPATDFDLLGQHLAGLSRRDKAYLKRSFNLTQQDVVIGSLQLAGLYAQNPSLSLAPTREELKAAVPADILLGARFDQILAALVECKILRCDIRDAHMGVQRYAFSHRRYQEALFVQLVVSGKSGVGIRELVSDSRWREYLVALLQGQQSEILAPYFVEISAQFEGSRKMMASHVIKRSGIPGIATKSWQKSKVYYLLCMLEEGLRYRRNEIPESLLNVMYSFLQEMWDSHDLVHQWVVLGFAPLCPPDKSSIWMNKAINSGSRILQNEVYTRAWLLAAADPGYAAFVRERFSNQIIASRSRSDVLRGEALLQRIAPAIECQNVFNRSRIIRMIFAWCIVPVELESTDSKLTKLTWISGLLRAVGNRIDVIPYIIFYAFSFPVAIVLQIDDLSGPISIEIFCAVSTALFLLALLVMFYFRDEPSRLGPRVIWQRIRNAASAPTNLEHVVALVFLAIVFFVPGMVAYGLLRLFEFEVGFFQVTAITGAICTLGITSFLTWSIRRTDKASEQKLKDILSKAKHQALVALLNASSGRQLRNWCDSLVKSQQISQDDLRGLFALWSQFDRSELHAEYKKFPFFRTLKPTPAWIRAKYHLLDHYVGLVKHLRDTAQIIET; encoded by the coding sequence ATGATCGATTTCGCGATCCAGCTATTACTCACATTACTAGACCGCCTTTTTGAAGGCTCGCTAGGAGATCGTATTCAAGGGATTTTTGTCCTAGTTGTTGTCGCAGCACTAACAGTAGTGCTGTGCGCATGGATCCTGACAGAAACATGCAAGGGCCTAATGGCCGCCCGCGAGACTGTACGAACTCAGGGCTTTCTCTTCTTGAAATCCGAGCAAGAAAGACTCGATACACGTAGGCGCCGACAGTTCTTTCGCATACTAAAGAGCGATCTCGATAACCTGTCGAAGCAAGAGAACTGGAATGATCAAGCTTTTGCAGATTTGGATGCCGAGGTTCTACTCGAGGGCTCATTCTTTACCTCCATACTTGCCAAATTGTACGATAACCCAAAACGAGGGGTTCGGAGGAGTAAGTCGTTAATGTCAGCTCTAGAGTCTTCGGCTGGAAAGCATTTGTTGCTTTTTGGAGACGCTGGTTGCGGTAAAAGTGTCGCACTTCGACACTTGGCGTCTGAAATGTCGGAAAGAGGATCTAAAGGTGGGGCTCTTGGGCTCCCCGTGCCGTTATATGTGAATCTACGCGAATTCGATTCCGCTCGTTACGATGTTACTTCACCTGAGTCACTACGCGCATTCATTGTAGATAATGTGAGGCGAGGAGACTCTGACACTGCGCAATACATAACGGACCACTGGGTCTCTCTAAGGGACAGTGGTATTTGGTGCCTGCTTTTAGATTCCTTTGATGAAATTCCCGAAATTCTCCACGCATCGAATCATGATGAAATGGTTCGGAAATATGTTACCGGCATTTCGCGCTTCCTAAAGCTTTTTGGTGATTGCCGTGTAGTTATTGCATCCCGCGAATTTAAAGGACCGGAGACACTTGACTGGGATATCGTGAGAATTTTGCCAATGACGTTTTCACGCCAAGAGGCACTTGTTCGAAAATCACTATTAACCAACCTGCAGAGAAAACAAATTTTGCTTCATTTGGCAGAACAGGCGAACAGCGCATTTTATGCCAATCCTCTCTTTCTGAACTTACTGTGTCGCTATGCACGCGATAACAACAACGTGCCCGCGACTGATTTCGATCTGCTTGGGCAACATCTGGCCGGGCTGTCTCGAAGGGACAAAGCCTACCTGAAGCGCAGCTTCAACCTCACACAGCAAGATGTTGTTATTGGCTCGCTTCAATTGGCGGGTTTGTACGCACAGAATCCGAGTCTCTCTTTAGCGCCGACAAGAGAGGAACTGAAAGCAGCAGTTCCAGCAGACATCCTTCTGGGAGCGCGGTTTGATCAAATTCTTGCGGCTCTAGTTGAATGTAAAATACTTCGTTGTGACATTCGGGACGCTCACATGGGAGTCCAGCGCTATGCATTTTCCCATCGGAGGTATCAGGAGGCGCTTTTTGTCCAACTTGTTGTTTCTGGCAAGAGTGGCGTTGGCATAAGAGAACTCGTCAGCGATTCGCGCTGGAGAGAATACCTAGTGGCTCTTTTGCAGGGGCAACAATCGGAAATTCTCGCACCTTACTTTGTGGAAATTAGCGCTCAATTTGAGGGCTCAAGAAAAATGATGGCATCTCATGTGATAAAGCGTAGCGGAATTCCGGGCATTGCTACCAAGTCATGGCAAAAGTCTAAGGTCTATTACTTGCTCTGTATGTTGGAAGAGGGTCTTCGATATCGCAGGAATGAGATTCCTGAGTCCCTTTTGAACGTTATGTACTCATTCCTGCAGGAAATGTGGGATTCTCACGATCTCGTCCATCAGTGGGTTGTCCTGGGATTCGCTCCGCTTTGTCCACCGGACAAATCTTCCATTTGGATGAACAAGGCGATAAACAGCGGCTCGCGTATTCTGCAAAATGAAGTTTACACCCGTGCGTGGCTTTTGGCAGCCGCCGATCCAGGTTACGCTGCATTCGTCCGAGAACGATTCAGCAACCAGATAATTGCTTCTCGTTCGCGCTCAGATGTGCTTCGGGGGGAGGCTCTACTACAGAGAATCGCGCCCGCCATAGAATGCCAAAACGTGTTCAACCGTTCCCGAATTATCAGGATGATTTTCGCTTGGTGCATTGTACCGGTAGAGCTAGAATCCACCGATAGTAAGCTGACTAAGCTGACTTGGATAAGTGGTCTGCTTAGGGCAGTGGGTAATCGCATAGATGTGATTCCATATATTATATTTTATGCGTTTTCTTTTCCGGTAGCGATTGTGCTGCAAATCGACGATCTATCCGGTCCGATCAGTATAGAAATATTCTGCGCGGTTTCCACGGCTCTATTTCTGTTGGCTTTACTTGTTATGTTTTATTTTCGCGATGAGCCGTCACGGCTTGGGCCGCGCGTTATCTGGCAACGTATTCGAAATGCAGCTAGTGCTCCAACGAATCTCGAACATGTCGTTGCTCTCGTATTCTTGGCTATAGTCTTTTTCGTTCCTGGCATGGTTGCCTACGGACTTCTTCGCCTTTTCGAATTCGAAGTCGGTTTTTTTCAGGTCACCGCAATTACGGGAGCAATCTGCACTCTTGGAATTACTAGTTTTCTGACCTGGTCTATCAGGCGAACCGACAAGGCCTCTGAGCAAAAGCTCAAGGATATCTTGAGCAAGGCTAAGCATCAGGCGTTAGTCGCTTTGCTTAACGCTTCCTCAGGTCGTCAACTGCGCAATTGGTGCGATAGCTTGGTGAAAAGCCAACAAATCTCTCAGGATGATTTGCGCGGTCTTTTCGCACTCTGGAGCCAGTTTGATCGTTCGGAACTGCATGCCGAATATAAAAAGTTTCCGTTTTTCAGGACCCTAAAACCAACTCCAGCCTGGATTAGAGCTAAGTACCATTTGCTCGACCACTATGTAGGGTTGGTGAAGCACCTCCGCGATACTGCTCAGATAATCGAAACGTAA
- a CDS encoding M20/M25/M40 family metallo-hydrolase, producing the protein MFPLYGRRAGSWSRLLVVSSVLLTSSLCAEEPNLDFLTRLRQEGLRHSKVMETFGELTDRIGPRLTGSPAMRQANEWTRDQFAAWGLANARLEPWGPFGDGWTVESAAVRMTVPDVAQLYAIPRPWTPGTGGPVRGPVAWAVIKTKEDIEKFRGKLTGKIVLFGDLPENRAGPKNAQLTDQDLDDLFHYQIPSDRDDARGEARKRLELAAALREFWVQEKPLAVILPSRGTDGTIFVQASGQAYLADKHDPVTTLSMSVEHYSRLKRLVDRKQAVELELTVATTFHPDGLTQHNTLAEIPGTDPELKDEVVMLGAHLDSWVGATGATDNAAGSAVVLEAMRILKAAGIQPRRTIRAALWSGEEQGLLGSRAYVEQHFATRADPSDTEELKLPKFLWRDEHRAVTLKPEQAKISAYYNLDNGAGKVRGIYAQENLAAAAIFENWIVPLKDLGVTTVTRRNTGSTDHIPFDSAGIPGFQFIQDDLDYMTRTHHSNMDTPEHVKREDLMQASVVMAWFVYNSAMRDDLLPRKPLVQPAPAGTK; encoded by the coding sequence ATGTTTCCCCTGTACGGCCGCCGTGCCGGCTCATGGTCCCGTCTCCTGGTCGTATCGTCAGTTCTGCTGACTTCCTCGCTTTGCGCCGAGGAGCCCAACCTCGATTTCCTGACGCGCCTCCGCCAGGAAGGTTTGCGCCACTCGAAGGTCATGGAAACCTTCGGTGAACTCACCGACCGCATTGGGCCGCGCCTGACCGGCTCGCCCGCAATGCGGCAGGCGAATGAATGGACCCGCGATCAATTCGCCGCCTGGGGCCTGGCCAACGCCCGGCTCGAGCCCTGGGGTCCCTTCGGTGACGGCTGGACCGTGGAGTCGGCCGCCGTGCGGATGACGGTCCCGGATGTCGCCCAGCTCTACGCCATCCCGCGGCCCTGGACCCCCGGCACGGGCGGTCCGGTGCGGGGTCCGGTCGCGTGGGCGGTCATCAAGACCAAGGAGGACATCGAAAAATTCCGGGGCAAGCTGACCGGGAAGATCGTGTTGTTCGGCGACCTGCCGGAGAATCGCGCCGGTCCCAAAAACGCTCAGCTCACTGACCAGGACCTCGACGACCTCTTCCACTACCAGATCCCGAGCGACCGCGACGACGCGCGTGGCGAGGCCCGCAAGCGCCTCGAGTTGGCCGCCGCCCTGCGCGAATTCTGGGTGCAGGAAAAACCTCTCGCCGTCATCTTGCCGAGCCGGGGCACCGACGGCACGATCTTCGTCCAAGCCTCCGGCCAAGCCTACTTGGCGGACAAGCATGACCCGGTGACCACGCTCAGCATGAGCGTGGAGCACTACAGCCGGCTCAAGCGTCTGGTGGACCGGAAGCAGGCCGTCGAACTCGAGCTCACGGTGGCGACCACCTTCCACCCGGACGGCCTCACGCAGCACAACACGCTCGCCGAGATCCCCGGCACGGACCCGGAGCTGAAGGACGAGGTCGTCATGCTTGGCGCGCATCTCGATTCCTGGGTCGGGGCCACCGGGGCCACCGACAACGCCGCCGGTTCGGCCGTCGTGCTGGAGGCCATGCGCATCCTGAAGGCCGCGGGCATCCAACCCCGTCGGACCATCCGGGCCGCGCTCTGGTCGGGCGAGGAGCAAGGCCTGCTCGGCTCCCGGGCCTATGTGGAGCAGCATTTCGCCACCCGCGCCGACCCCAGCGATACCGAAGAACTGAAACTGCCCAAGTTCCTCTGGCGGGATGAGCACCGGGCGGTCACGCTGAAGCCGGAACAGGCGAAGATCAGCGCCTACTACAATCTCGACAACGGCGCCGGCAAGGTGCGCGGCATCTACGCCCAGGAGAACCTGGCGGCGGCGGCCATTTTCGAGAACTGGATCGTGCCCCTGAAGGATCTCGGGGTCACCACGGTCACGCGGCGGAACACCGGCAGCACCGATCACATCCCCTTCGACTCGGCCGGCATCCCCGGCTTCCAGTTCATCCAGGACGATCTGGACTACATGACGCGCACCCACCACTCGAACATGGACACCCCGGAGCACGTCAAGCGCGAGGACCTGATGCAGGCCTCGGTCGTGATGGCCTGGTTTGTCTACAACTCCGCCATGCGCGACGACCTGCTGCCCCGGAAACCGCTGGTCCAGCCGGCCCCGGCCGGAACGAAGTAG
- a CDS encoding DUF3500 domain-containing protein, which translates to MRFHPAGLFLLLPLALAAHDDNTDYSDAALHAKTVFAEREARAVAEPFQGITANGEIPPGLFTLKPTGVTTAPLVAAAQAFIATLTPEQKLHTVFGADSPEWRRWCNVDNGIFVRQGVSLRAMSDPQRAAARALLQATLSAKGLALTDAIRRTDETLAELNHDRLAYGEDLYYFTVMGLPSPTQPWGWQIDGHHLVINTFVLGDQVVMSPAFLGGEPVRTTTGKYAGNVILQAEQDLALALMQQLTPAQRALATISAQKTRTNNQAEAFKDNAVIPYAGLPVTQFTPAQREHLVALIRLFIDNQAEGHARVRLDEILAHLDETRFAWIGGTSDDAVFYYRIHSPVVLIEFDHQVPVGTKMINAPGQVTRDHIHVVIRTPNGNDYGKDLLRQHLANHPH; encoded by the coding sequence ATGCGCTTCCACCCCGCCGGTCTGTTCCTGCTCCTGCCCCTGGCCCTCGCGGCCCATGACGACAACACGGACTACTCCGATGCGGCCCTCCACGCGAAAACGGTGTTTGCGGAGCGCGAGGCCCGGGCCGTGGCTGAACCTTTCCAGGGGATCACGGCCAACGGCGAGATCCCGCCCGGCCTCTTCACCCTCAAGCCCACCGGCGTCACCACCGCCCCCCTCGTGGCCGCCGCCCAGGCCTTCATCGCCACCCTCACGCCCGAACAGAAGCTCCACACCGTCTTCGGCGCCGACTCCCCCGAGTGGCGTCGCTGGTGCAACGTGGACAACGGCATCTTCGTCCGCCAGGGCGTCAGCCTCCGCGCCATGTCCGACCCCCAGCGCGCCGCCGCCCGCGCCCTCCTCCAGGCCACCCTCAGCGCCAAGGGCCTCGCCCTCACCGACGCCATCCGCCGCACCGACGAGACCCTCGCCGAGCTCAACCACGACCGCCTGGCCTACGGCGAGGACCTCTATTATTTCACCGTGATGGGCCTGCCCTCCCCCACCCAGCCCTGGGGCTGGCAAATCGATGGCCACCACCTCGTGATCAACACCTTCGTCCTCGGCGACCAGGTCGTGATGTCGCCCGCCTTCCTCGGCGGCGAACCCGTCCGCACCACCACCGGCAAATACGCCGGCAACGTCATCCTCCAGGCCGAACAGGACCTGGCCCTCGCGCTCATGCAGCAGCTCACCCCCGCGCAGCGCGCCCTCGCCACGATCTCGGCCCAGAAGACCCGCACCAACAACCAGGCCGAGGCCTTCAAGGACAACGCCGTCATCCCCTACGCCGGCCTGCCCGTGACGCAATTCACGCCCGCGCAACGCGAGCACCTGGTCGCCCTCATCCGGCTCTTCATCGACAACCAGGCCGAGGGCCACGCCCGCGTGCGCCTGGACGAGATCCTCGCCCACCTCGACGAGACCCGCTTCGCTTGGATCGGCGGCACCAGCGACGACGCCGTGTTTTACTACCGCATCCACTCCCCCGTCGTCCTGATCGAGTTCGACCATCAGGTCCCCGTCGGCACCAAGATGATCAACGCCCCCGGCCAGGTCACCCGCGACCACATCCACGTCGTCATCCGCACCCCCAACGGCAACGACTACGGCAAAGACCTCCTCCGCCAACACCTCGCCAACCACCCACACTGA